The proteins below are encoded in one region of Lactuca sativa cultivar Salinas chromosome 3, Lsat_Salinas_v11, whole genome shotgun sequence:
- the LOC111889541 gene encoding F-box protein SKIP16 has product MATKQPTGLEIIGGLAIHVIVSKLGPSDAAAVACVNKRFKDWASDESLWSSFCAQELKLSSPTDPLGNPCPSFKAAYGAWREAYGMYPWSLVKRVKDIWDRIRTWLTKNFPEVLPTLRKGASEDEINKLEKCLKVKLPLPTRVLYRFCDGQEQCNPSSRGSTTTLQNLCGLIGGYSFYEYLVNVFLLPLDLIIKETNDIVRHLGFSKHKYIVVATSSTYTEKIFFLDCEEGQLYVGTKNLLVSREIMPCVPNGLITSVHDSKSCFQQDGMLLWLEEHVHRLETGYIKVREEGNIRSISLFPEQLPLCSSATTGGVQVRASAVFVPEFSDLVQEKEKYMFAYSIRMSLKPEGCFIHGMSFNSCQLYWRHWIIKANDHVVADINGEAVIGQFPLLRPGKKEFVYESCTMSASSPGSIEGSFTFVPGRLADPKGSTFDVEVAKFPLLLPEYIF; this is encoded by the exons ATGGCGACGAAACAACCGACAGGGTTAGAGATTATTGGTGGGTTAGCTATTCACGTTATTGTATCGAAACTCGGACCTTCTGATGCAGCAGCTGTCGCATGTGTCAACAAACGCTTCAAAGATTGGGCCTCGGATGAATCTCTATGGTCGTCTTTCTGTGCGCAAGAACTGAAACTCTCTTCCCCTACTGATCCTTTGGGCAATCCATGTCCCTCTTTTAAG GCAGCTTATGGGGCATGGAGGGAAGCTTATGGTATGTACCCATGGTCTCTTGTTAAACGAGTGAAAGATATTTGGGACAGAATCAGAACATGGTTAACAAAAAATTTCCCAGAGGTGTTACCCACCCTTCGTAAGGGTGCTTCTGAAGATGAAATAAACAAGTTAGAAAAGTGTTTGAAAGTAAAACTCCCTCTTCCCACAAGGGTCCTCTACCGATTTTGTGATGGACAAGAACAATGTAATCCTTCATCAAGAGGAAGTACAACTACACTTCAAAATCTATGTGGTTTAATCGGAGGTTACTCTTTCTATGAATATCTCGTGAATGTTTTCTTGTTGCCATTAGATCTTATAATCAAAGAGACGAATGATATTGTACGCCATCTTGGATTTAGTAAACACAAATACATTGTTGTGGCAACTTCTTCTACTTACACTGAGAAGATCTTTTTTCTTGATTGTGAGGAGGGTCAACTCTATGTTGGCACCAAGAATCTCTTAGTGAGTCGAGAGATAATGCCGTGTGTTCCGAATGGATTGATAACTTCAGTTCATGATTCCAAAAGTTGTTTTCAACAAGATGGTATGTTGTTATGGTTGGAAGAACATGTTCATCGTCTTGAAACTGGATATATTAAAGTTCGTGAAGAAGgaaatattagaagcattagTTTGTTCCCTGAACAACTTCCCCTTTGTTCTTCAGCTACCACAGGTGGTGTTCAG gtTCGTGCTTCTGCTGTATTTGTGCCTGAGTTCAGTGACCTTGTGCAAGAAAAAGAGAAATACATGTTTGCTTATTCTATCCGTATGTCTCTTAAACCTGAGGGATGTTTTATCCATGGAATGTCCTTCAATTCATGTCAACTCTATTGGAGACATTGGATCATCAAAGCAAACGATCATGTTGTTGCAGATATCAATGGAGAAGCTGTGATAGGCCAG tTTCCACTATTACGTCCTGGGAAGAAAGAATTTGTTTACGAGAGTTGCACAATGTCCGCATCATCACCGGGATCTATCGAGGGTTCTTTCACATTTGTCCCTGGAAG ATTGGCAGATCCGAAAGGAAGTACTTTTGATGTTGAAGTTGCTAAATTTCCTCTTTTGTTGCCGGAATACATCTTCTAA